The Xanthomonas indica genome has a segment encoding these proteins:
- a CDS encoding M23 family metallopeptidase translates to MRGALVSGAALALVLLTAPVAPVLHAQTPAAAAAAARSVFPHSASQGALVIGKVAPGSRVQYAGRTLRVSDYGSVVFGIGRDERGPLRIAVQRPDGGSETIEIAVTPRDWPLEQVNGVPPKTVNPPPAIAERIKREQAQVTAARDRDDPRTDFAAPFIWPVQGRISGRFGNARVYNGQPGAGHSGMDIAVPTGTPVKAPAAGVITFAAPDLYLTGGTVLLDHGYGVSSNFLHLSRIDVKVGDRIAQGQVIGAVGATGRATGPHLHWGMNWFDVRIDPLLVLERTKQP, encoded by the coding sequence ATGCGCGGCGCCCTGGTGTCCGGCGCCGCACTGGCGCTGGTGCTGCTGACCGCACCGGTCGCCCCGGTACTGCACGCGCAGACGCCGGCCGCGGCCGCGGCCGCGGCGCGCAGCGTGTTCCCGCACAGCGCCTCGCAGGGCGCGCTGGTGATCGGCAAGGTGGCGCCAGGCAGCCGCGTGCAGTACGCCGGCCGCACCCTGCGGGTCAGCGACTACGGCAGCGTGGTGTTCGGCATCGGCCGCGACGAGCGCGGCCCGCTGCGCATCGCCGTGCAGCGCCCGGACGGCGGCAGCGAAACCATCGAGATCGCGGTGACGCCGCGCGACTGGCCGCTGGAACAGGTCAACGGGGTGCCGCCGAAGACGGTGAACCCGCCGCCGGCGATCGCCGAGCGGATCAAGCGCGAACAGGCCCAGGTCACCGCCGCGCGCGACCGCGACGACCCGCGCACCGATTTCGCCGCGCCCTTCATCTGGCCGGTGCAGGGCCGCATCAGCGGCCGCTTCGGCAACGCCCGGGTCTACAACGGCCAGCCTGGCGCCGGCCATTCGGGCATGGACATCGCCGTGCCCACCGGCACCCCGGTCAAGGCCCCGGCGGCCGGCGTCATCACCTTCGCCGCCCCGGACCTGTACCTGACCGGCGGCACCGTGCTGCTGGATCACGGCTACGGCGTCAGCTCCAACTTCCTGCATCTGTCGCGGATCGACGTGAAGGTCGGCGACCGCATCGCCCAGGGCCAGGTGATCGGCGCGGTGGGCGCCACCGGGCGTGCGACCGGGCCGCATCTGCATTGGGGGATGAATTGGTTCGACGTGCGCATCGACCCGTTGTTGGTGCTGGAGCGCACGAAGCAGCCTTGA